In a genomic window of Longimicrobiaceae bacterium:
- a CDS encoding carboxypeptidase regulatory-like domain-containing protein, with translation MTIRRKHVPSLCRIAAVALVSFGAMPRTAEAQAPGVIAGVVVDSATRQPLLSARVVIEGTGREASTDRAGRFVIGRLRPGEYRATVARLGYADDSVRWAVAAGDTTRVSVMLRQSAIELRALTVQVDKLERRRRASGWSSRAIGRDGLEGFTAMTAAQFVADHFGLARVTCPRGRSRLPQGRRNGVEPRSCLLVRGGVRSPCVLLDESPVDGLDALEALNPDDLYRVEVYDGGAVVQAYTTWFIRNATRTAWSPLSADTQWNLYCVNRPGAPRV, from the coding sequence GTGACCATCCGCCGCAAGCACGTTCCGTCCCTCTGCCGGATCGCCGCCGTCGCGCTGGTCTCTTTCGGCGCGATGCCGCGGACGGCCGAAGCACAGGCGCCGGGCGTGATCGCCGGCGTGGTGGTCGACTCGGCGACGAGGCAGCCGCTGCTCTCCGCGCGCGTCGTGATCGAAGGCACGGGACGCGAAGCATCTACCGACCGCGCGGGGCGCTTCGTGATCGGGCGGCTGCGGCCAGGCGAGTACCGCGCGACGGTGGCCCGCCTGGGCTACGCGGACGACTCGGTGCGGTGGGCCGTGGCGGCGGGAGACACGACACGGGTGAGCGTGATGCTGCGGCAGTCCGCCATCGAGCTGCGGGCGCTGACGGTGCAGGTGGACAAGCTGGAGAGGCGGCGGCGCGCGAGCGGGTGGTCGTCACGCGCCATCGGGCGGGACGGCCTGGAGGGCTTCACGGCGATGACCGCGGCCCAGTTCGTGGCGGACCACTTCGGGCTGGCCCGCGTGACTTGCCCCCGCGGCCGGTCACGGCTGCCGCAGGGGCGCCGCAACGGCGTGGAGCCGCGAAGCTGCCTGCTGGTTCGCGGCGGCGTCCGCAGCCCGTGCGTGCTCCTGGACGAGTCGCCGGTGGACGGGCTCGACGCGCTGGAGGCGCTGAACCCGGACGACCTGTACCGGGTGGAGGTCTACGACGGCGGCGCGGTGGTGCAGGCGTACACCACGTGGTTCATCCGCAACGCCACGCGCACCGCCTGGTCGCCGCTCTCCGCCGACACCCAGTGGAACCTGTACTGCGTGAACCGCCCGGGAGCGCCGCGCGTCTGA